The Alnus glutinosa chromosome 7, dhAlnGlut1.1, whole genome shotgun sequence genome includes a region encoding these proteins:
- the LOC133874176 gene encoding uncharacterized protein LOC133874176 isoform X1, whose protein sequence is MMAKRITDLKNKGVCSDQSDVEEVAGNNMHMALEKLNLVGPRKKLLVLGLGGLLCHRVCKRNVSDIPRSRYPDAFYGSILVYKRPYCEEFMKFCLENFEVGIWSSAKEWYLDSALDCIMKGLKSKVLFAWDQVECTDSGFKSLENKKKPIFFKEFKKLQKFSIQYSASNTLLIDDNPYKALLNPPYSAIFPNEYKTDQVRDAALGPGGDLRLYLEGLADADDVPSYVKEHPFGQPAITPLHSDWVFYSGVIRHFQKE, encoded by the exons ATG ATGGCGAAAAGGATCACCGACTTGAAAAACAAAGGGGTATGTTCCGACCAGAGTGATGTTGAAGAAGTGGCAGGAAACAATATGCACATGGCACTAGAGAAGTTGAACCTTGTTGGTCCTAGAAAGAAACTGCTTGTACTTGGCCTAGGAGGGCTGCTTTGCCATAGGGTTTGCAAACGCAACGTGTCCGACATTCCAAGATCACGCTACCCTGACGCATTCTATGGAAGCATTTTAG TTTACAAGAGGCCTTATTGTGAAGAATTCATGAaattttgccttgaaaattttgaagtggGAATATGGTCTTCAGCAAAGGA ATGGTATCTGGACAGCGCCTTGGACTGCATAATGAAAGGATTGAAAAGCAAGGTTTTGTTTGCTTGG GACCAAGTTGAATGCACTGATTCTGGGTTCAAATCCTTGGAGAACAAGAAGAAGCCTATCTTTTTCAAGGAGTTTAAAAAGCTGCAGAAGTTCAGCATTCAATATTCTGCATCAAACACGCTGCTTATAGATGACAATCCATACAAGGCCTTGCTCAACCCT CCCTATTCAGCAATATTTCCCAATGAGTACAAGACTGACCAAGTTCGTGATGCGGCTTTAG GTCCTGGAGGTGACCTGCGACTGTACTTGGAAGGACTGGCGGATGCAGATGATGTTCCTTCTTACGTGAAAGAACATCCATTTGGGCAGCCTGCAATAACCCCATTACattctgattgggtgttctatTCGGGGGTTATTCGCCATTTTCAGAAGGAATGA
- the LOC133872262 gene encoding uncharacterized protein LOC133872262 has protein sequence MSWYDYSDDECHYYDSSDDEWYQYSSDDEKECGLSVEKLNLGPRKKLLVLNLGGLLCHRIRRRERPSDHRFRKPDGGYGGFYVYKRPHYEDFLKFCLENFEVGIWSSSKEYHLTNTLDCIMERSLKSKLLFVWGQEKCTDSGFMALENKEKPIFLKELKKLENPRIQYSESKTLLIDANPYKALLNPPHTAIFPNEYKAEQAGDAALGPGGDLRLYLEGLVDADDVPSYVKDHPFGQPTITPTHSDWEFYSNIISRFQKE, from the exons ATGTCATGGTATGACTACAGCGATGATGAATGTCATTACTACGACTCTAGCGATGATGAATGGTATCAGTACTCTAGCGATGATGAAAAAGAGTGTGGGCTTTCAGTAGAGAAGTTGAACCTTGGTCCTAGAAAGAAACTTCTTGTTCTGAACCTAGGAGGCTTGCTCTGCCACAGGATTCGCCGTCGTGAAAGGCCCAGCGATCATAGATTTCGCAAGCCTGATGGTGGCTATGGAGGCTTTTATG TTTACAAGAGGCCCCATTATGAAGATTTCCTGAAATTTTGCTTAGAAAATTTTGAAGTGGGAATATGGTCTTCTTCAAAGGA ATATCATCTGACCAACACCTTGGACTGCATAATGGAACGGTCGTTGAAAAGCAAGCTTTTATTTGTTTGG GGCCAAGAAAAATGCACTGATTCTGGTTTTATGGCCTTGGAGAACAAGGAAAAGCCAATCTTTTTGAAAGAGTTGAAGAAGCTAGAGAATCCCAGAATTCAATATTCTGAATCAAAGACGTTGCTGATAGATGCTAATCCATATAAGGCCTTGCTAAACCCT CCCCATACAGCAATATTTCCCAACGAGTACAAGGCTGAACAAGCTGGTGATGCGGCTTTGG GTCCTGGAGGCGACTTGCGGCTGTACTTGGAAGGACTGGTTGATGCAGATGATGTTCCATCTTATGTGAAAGATCATCCATTTGGGCAGCCTACAATAACCCCTACACATTCTGATTGGGAGTTTTATTCGAATATTATTAGCCGTTTTCAGAAGGAGTGA
- the LOC133874176 gene encoding uncharacterized protein LOC133874176 isoform X2: MAKRITDLKNKGVCSDQSDVEEVAGNNMHMALEKLNLVGPRKKLLVLGLGGLLCHRVCKRNVSDIPRSRYPDAFYGSILVYKRPYCEEFMKFCLENFEVGIWSSAKEWYLDSALDCIMKGLKSKVLFAWDQVECTDSGFKSLENKKKPIFFKEFKKLQKFSIQYSASNTLLIDDNPYKALLNPPYSAIFPNEYKTDQVRDAALGPGGDLRLYLEGLADADDVPSYVKEHPFGQPAITPLHSDWVFYSGVIRHFQKE, from the exons ATGGCGAAAAGGATCACCGACTTGAAAAACAAAGGGGTATGTTCCGACCAGAGTGATGTTGAAGAAGTGGCAGGAAACAATATGCACATGGCACTAGAGAAGTTGAACCTTGTTGGTCCTAGAAAGAAACTGCTTGTACTTGGCCTAGGAGGGCTGCTTTGCCATAGGGTTTGCAAACGCAACGTGTCCGACATTCCAAGATCACGCTACCCTGACGCATTCTATGGAAGCATTTTAG TTTACAAGAGGCCTTATTGTGAAGAATTCATGAaattttgccttgaaaattttgaagtggGAATATGGTCTTCAGCAAAGGA ATGGTATCTGGACAGCGCCTTGGACTGCATAATGAAAGGATTGAAAAGCAAGGTTTTGTTTGCTTGG GACCAAGTTGAATGCACTGATTCTGGGTTCAAATCCTTGGAGAACAAGAAGAAGCCTATCTTTTTCAAGGAGTTTAAAAAGCTGCAGAAGTTCAGCATTCAATATTCTGCATCAAACACGCTGCTTATAGATGACAATCCATACAAGGCCTTGCTCAACCCT CCCTATTCAGCAATATTTCCCAATGAGTACAAGACTGACCAAGTTCGTGATGCGGCTTTAG GTCCTGGAGGTGACCTGCGACTGTACTTGGAAGGACTGGCGGATGCAGATGATGTTCCTTCTTACGTGAAAGAACATCCATTTGGGCAGCCTGCAATAACCCCATTACattctgattgggtgttctatTCGGGGGTTATTCGCCATTTTCAGAAGGAATGA
- the LOC133873901 gene encoding uncharacterized protein LOC133873901 — MAEKITDLKNKCVCSDYCDDKQDAGDDCSLSIEKLNLLPRKKLLVLDVGGLLCQRVHNKSRIRPFRNPDASHGSILVYKRPYYEEFINFCFEKFEVGIWSSATGLNLNSALDCIMEGLKSKLLFIWDQGQCTDSGFKTLEKKDKPIFFKELKKIWDFYEHYSESNTLLIDDTPYKTLLNPPHTAIFPEEYKADQDGDTALGPSGDLRLYLEGLVDADDVPSYVKEHPFGKPAISSSTHSDWEFYSKIISHFRNE, encoded by the exons ATGGCAGAAAAGATCACGGACTTGAAAAACAAATGTGTATGTTCTGACTACTGCGATGATAAACAAGACGCAGGAGATGATTGCAGCCTTTCAATAGAGAAACTTAACCTTCTTCCTAGAAAGAAACTTCTTGTTCTTGACGTAGGAGGCTTGCTGTGCCAGAGGGTACACAACAAGTCCAGAATTCGACCATTTCGCAATCCTGATGCTTCCCATGGAAGCATTTTAG TTTACAAGAGGCCTTATTATGAAGAATTCATTAATTTTTGCTTCGAAAAATTTGAAGTGGGAATATGGTCTTCTGCAACGGG ATTGAATCTGAACAGCGCCTTGGATTGTATAATGGAAGGATTGAAAAGcaagcttttatttatttgg GACCAAGGTCAATGCACTGATTCTGGGTTCAAGACCCTGGAGAAGAAGGACAAGCCCATCTTTTTTAAAGAGTTAAAGAAAATTTGGGATTTCTATGAACACTATTCAGAATCAAACACATTGCTGATAGATGATACTCCATATAAGACCTTGCTGAACCCT CCTCATACAGCAATATTTCCGGAAGAATACAAGGCCGACCAAGATGGGGATACTGCTTTGG GTCCTAGCGGTGATCTGCGTCTGTACTTGGAAGGACTAGTTGATGCAGATGATGTTCCTTCTTATGTGAAAGAACATCCATTTGGGAAGCCTGCAATATCGTCCTCTACTCATTCTGATTGGGAGTTCTATTCCAAGATTATCAGCCATTTTCGGAATGAATGA
- the LOC133872378 gene encoding uncharacterized protein LOC133872378, translating to MKRIDDKEETVTFRAVSRDKEGRKKKVEKKEGNTHKITLKYQEKKLMDKGVHRMDRHPVDGLGGIGKPPPKSGHGGKFTWEGPDDLVKTELLGVPPAIDEKDPNYVNEEKEEETILRGEDSDVAGLVVGEVEVAKVAEARKGVARVEVDPQLTV from the coding sequence ATGAAGCGCATTGACGACAAGGAGGAAACGGTGACGTTCCGAGCGGTGAGCCGCGACAAGGAAGGCAGGAAGAAGAAGGTGGAGAAGAAGGAGGGGAACACCCACAAGATAACCCTCAAGTACCAAGAGAAGAAGCTCATGGACAAGGGCGTGCACCGCATGGACCGCCACCCAGTCGACGGCTTGGGGGGCATCGGCAAGCCCCCGCCGAAGTCCGGACACGGCGGGAAGTTCACGTGGGAGGGTCCCGACGACCTGGTGAAGACCGAGCTCTTGGGGGTGCCGCCGGCGATCGACGAGAAGGACCCGAACTATGTGAACgaggagaaggaggaggagacGATTCTGAGGGGAGAGGACAGCGACGTGGCGGGGTTGGTTGTGGGGGAGGTGGAGGTGGCCAAGGTTGCTGAGGCTAGAAAGGGAGTTGCTAGGGTTGAGGTTGATCCCCAGTTGACTGTTTGA
- the LOC133872609 gene encoding uncharacterized protein LOC133872609, producing the protein MAEKISDLKNVSVCKDSSDDEQNDDAGDDCGLSLEKLNLGPRKKLLILGLGGLLCHRVHRRDWSRARYGNHDSSYGSIFVYKRPHCEEFIKFCLAKFEVGIWSSATEWYLDSALDCIMKGLKSKLLFAWDQKQCTDSGFMALENKKKPIFLKEFKKLESRRIEYSASKTLLIDDNPYKALLNPPHTAIFPNEYKTDQVADSALGPRGELRLYLEELADADDVPSYVKDHPFGQPAITPTHSDWEFYSKVIRRFQKE; encoded by the exons ATGGCAGAAAAGATTTCAGACTTGAAAAACGTAAGTGTATGCAAAGACTCTAGCGATGATGAACAAAACGACGACGCAGGAGATGATTGTGGGCTATCACTAGAGAAGTTGAACCTTGGTCCTCGAAAGAAACTTCTTATTCTGGGCCTAGGAGGCTTGCTCTGCCACAGGGTACACCGTCGTGACTGGTCAAGGGCAAGATATGGCAATCATGATTCTTCCTACGGAAGCATTTTTG TTTACAAAAGGCCCCATTGTgaagaattcattaaattttGCCTTGCAAAGTTTGAAGTGGGAATATGGTCTTCTGCAACGGA ATGGTATCTGGACAGCGCCTTGGACTGCATAATGAAGGGATTGAAAAGCAAACTTTTATTTGCTTGG GACCAAAAACAATGCACTGATTCTGGGTTTATGGCCTTGGAGAACAAGAAAAAGCCCATATTTTTGAAAGAGTTTAAGAAGCTTGAGAGTCGCAGGATTGAATATTCTGCATCAAAAACGTTGCTGATAGATGATAATCCATACAAGGCCTTGCTGAATCCT CCTCATACAGCAATATTTCCCAATGAGTATAAGACTGACCAAGTTGCTGATTCGGCTTTAG GTCCTAGAGGTGAGCTGCGGCTGTACTTGGAGGAACTGGCGGATGCAGATGATGTTCCTTCTTATGTGAAAGATCATCCATTTGGGCAGCCTGCAATCACCCCTACACATTCTGATTGGGAGTTCTATTCGAAGGTTATTCGCCGTTTTCAGAAGGAATGA